One window of Brevibacterium pigmentatum genomic DNA carries:
- the betT gene encoding choline BCCT transporter BetT — protein sequence MSASVDTPPGDPKGEAKAKVKPSRPPVNKKVFLAAALVALAITVWALISPTNAETVLGAVVGWTSDWFGWFYVLLVLAVLVFVIYLAASRYGNTKLGPEHSKPEFGLVAWASMLFAAGISTDLMFFAVAEPVTMYLTPPSTEPETVDAARESTVWALFHYGLSGWGLYALMGMALAYFAYRMNMPLAIRSALAPIFGKRVHGALGETVDFAALLGTIFGVATSLGIGVVMVNVGLNTVFGIPIGVGTQVGIVVVGVGVATLSAVSGVDKGIKFLSILNVVLAIALSFWVLVAGNTKFLLNAFVLNITDFVRLFPNMVGQTFAFEDTGTWMTDWTLFFWAWWIAFASFVGLFLARISRGRTIRQFVLGTLTIPFIYIFMWISIYGNSALDIIRSGDKKFGEAVMLSPEGGFYDLLSRYPAFAVIAALATITALLFYVTTADSAALVMANLSSNLRNPAEDGRAGLRIFWALSTGALTVAMLLVGGIGALQSATVIMGLPFAFVVILVMIGLYKALRVEANRVDSVDTTLPGSLARRSRGPGHETWQRQLGRVLSFPNQARAQEFEQKVLIPTLNEVAEEMKGRGISSRCGRVDSEGVFVDDGELFQFEVDGDGQYPFRYQVWPHKVSVPSFGGMVPRGTGEDYYRMEVYLDGGTGQGYDIMGFSKEQIIDDVLDQYERHVEFLQLQENVIHGDD from the coding sequence ATGTCAGCATCAGTCGACACCCCGCCGGGTGACCCGAAGGGAGAGGCGAAGGCCAAGGTGAAGCCCTCGCGTCCTCCCGTGAATAAGAAGGTGTTCCTGGCGGCGGCCCTTGTGGCGCTCGCCATCACCGTGTGGGCTCTCATTTCACCGACCAATGCCGAGACGGTCCTCGGTGCCGTCGTCGGCTGGACCTCCGATTGGTTCGGCTGGTTCTACGTCCTCCTCGTCCTCGCCGTCCTCGTCTTCGTCATCTACCTGGCGGCCTCCCGCTACGGAAACACGAAGCTCGGCCCCGAACACTCGAAGCCCGAATTCGGCCTCGTCGCCTGGGCGTCGATGCTCTTCGCCGCCGGCATCAGCACCGACCTCATGTTCTTCGCCGTGGCCGAACCGGTCACGATGTACCTCACCCCACCGAGCACCGAACCCGAAACGGTCGATGCCGCCCGCGAATCGACGGTCTGGGCGCTCTTCCACTACGGCCTGAGCGGTTGGGGACTCTACGCACTCATGGGTATGGCTCTGGCCTACTTCGCCTACCGGATGAACATGCCGCTGGCGATCCGTTCGGCGCTGGCCCCGATCTTCGGCAAACGCGTCCACGGTGCTCTGGGCGAGACGGTCGACTTCGCCGCCCTGCTGGGCACGATCTTCGGCGTGGCCACCTCGTTGGGCATCGGTGTCGTCATGGTCAACGTCGGCCTCAACACCGTCTTCGGAATTCCGATCGGCGTCGGCACCCAGGTCGGCATCGTCGTCGTCGGAGTCGGTGTCGCCACGCTCTCGGCGGTCTCGGGTGTGGACAAGGGAATCAAGTTCCTGTCCATCCTCAACGTCGTCCTCGCCATCGCGCTGAGCTTCTGGGTGCTCGTGGCCGGAAACACGAAGTTCCTGCTCAACGCGTTCGTCCTCAACATCACCGATTTCGTCCGTCTATTCCCGAACATGGTCGGCCAGACCTTCGCCTTCGAGGACACCGGAACGTGGATGACCGACTGGACCCTGTTCTTCTGGGCCTGGTGGATCGCCTTCGCTTCGTTCGTCGGACTCTTCCTCGCCCGCATCTCCCGCGGACGCACCATCCGCCAGTTCGTGCTGGGCACCCTGACGATTCCGTTCATCTACATCTTCATGTGGATTTCGATCTACGGAAACTCGGCGCTGGACATCATCCGCAGCGGTGACAAGAAGTTCGGCGAAGCCGTCATGCTCAGTCCCGAAGGCGGCTTCTACGACCTGCTCTCACGCTATCCGGCGTTCGCCGTCATCGCCGCTTTGGCCACGATCACGGCTCTGCTGTTCTACGTCACCACCGCGGACTCCGCGGCCTTGGTGATGGCGAACCTGTCGTCGAATCTGCGGAACCCCGCCGAGGATGGACGCGCTGGACTGCGCATCTTCTGGGCGCTGTCGACCGGTGCCCTGACGGTGGCGATGCTGCTCGTCGGGGGCATCGGCGCCTTGCAGAGCGCGACGGTGATCATGGGCCTGCCCTTCGCCTTCGTCGTCATCCTCGTGATGATCGGTCTGTACAAGGCACTGCGGGTCGAGGCGAACCGCGTCGACAGCGTCGACACGACCCTGCCCGGCTCGTTGGCGCGTCGTTCCCGCGGCCCCGGTCACGAGACCTGGCAGCGTCAGCTCGGCCGGGTGCTGTCCTTCCCGAATCAGGCGCGTGCCCAGGAGTTCGAGCAGAAGGTGCTCATCCCCACCCTCAACGAGGTGGCCGAAGAGATGAAAGGCCGCGGAATCTCATCGCGTTGCGGTCGCGTCGATTCCGAAGGCGTGTTCGTCGACGACGGTGAACTCTTCCAGTTCGAAGTCGACGGAGACGGGCAGTACCCGTTCCGCTATCAGGTGTGGCCGCACAAGGTCAGCGTGCCGTCGTTCGGCGGAATGGTCCCGCGCGGAACCGGCGAGGACTACTACCGGATGGAGGTCTACCTCGACGGCGGCACCGGTCAGGGCTACGACATCATGGGGTTCTCGAAGGAGCAGATCATCGATGACGTGCTCGACCAGTACGAACGCCACGTCGAATTCCTCCAGCTGCAGGAGAACGTCATCCACGGCGATGACTGA
- the chrA gene encoding chromate efflux transporter, whose translation MTTAPARTAEVAGSFLRLGLTSFGGPVAHLGYFRETFVGRRSWLDDREYADLVALCQMLPGPASSQVGMGLGLRRAGLPGLAAAWVTFTLPSAILLTLFALGLSAFGELGDAGWLLGLKAAAVAVVAGAVQSMAKSLTPDARRASIAGLAVVLMLVIPNSIVPTALVQVAAIVLGGVLGLAWLKRPHKGAKNRETPAETRVASRGARRLGISALIAFVALLVGLPALTAATGDATIRLIDIFYRAGALVFGGGHVVLPLLEAELVPTGLVDHDTFLAGYGAAQAVPGPLFTFAAFLGASMTTGPSGILGAGTALLAIFLPAGLLVIGILPFWERLRSWEPATAALTGVNAAVVGLLGAALYDPVFVEGITSPATLALAVAAFIAGTMWKVPAWATVIVAGLLGWLLL comes from the coding sequence ATGACCACTGCACCTGCCCGCACCGCCGAGGTGGCCGGATCGTTCCTTCGCCTGGGTCTGACGTCGTTCGGCGGCCCCGTCGCCCATCTCGGGTACTTCCGCGAGACCTTCGTCGGCCGCCGCTCCTGGCTGGACGACCGCGAATACGCCGACCTCGTGGCCCTGTGCCAGATGCTGCCCGGGCCCGCGTCGAGTCAGGTCGGCATGGGACTCGGGCTGCGCCGAGCAGGTCTGCCCGGGCTCGCCGCCGCGTGGGTGACCTTCACTCTGCCGTCGGCGATTCTGCTCACCCTCTTCGCGCTCGGACTCTCGGCCTTCGGCGAGCTCGGCGATGCCGGATGGCTGCTCGGACTCAAGGCCGCCGCGGTGGCCGTCGTCGCCGGTGCCGTGCAGTCGATGGCGAAATCGCTGACCCCGGATGCCCGGCGCGCGAGCATCGCCGGTCTCGCCGTCGTCCTCATGCTCGTCATCCCGAACTCGATCGTGCCGACGGCTCTCGTCCAGGTCGCCGCGATCGTCCTCGGCGGAGTGCTCGGTCTGGCCTGGCTGAAGCGGCCCCATAAAGGGGCGAAGAATCGGGAAACCCCCGCCGAGACCCGCGTTGCCTCGCGTGGCGCCAGGCGACTTGGCATCTCCGCCCTCATCGCCTTCGTCGCACTGCTGGTCGGACTGCCTGCGCTCACCGCGGCGACCGGGGACGCGACGATTCGCCTCATCGACATCTTCTATCGGGCCGGGGCGCTGGTCTTCGGCGGCGGCCATGTCGTCCTGCCGCTGCTCGAGGCCGAACTCGTGCCCACCGGGCTCGTCGACCACGACACGTTCCTCGCCGGCTACGGTGCCGCTCAGGCCGTGCCCGGTCCGCTGTTCACCTTCGCGGCGTTCCTCGGAGCGTCGATGACGACGGGACCCAGCGGCATCCTCGGCGCCGGCACCGCACTGCTCGCGATCTTCCTTCCCGCCGGTCTGCTGGTGATCGGGATCCTGCCGTTCTGGGAACGGCTGCGCTCCTGGGAACCGGCGACGGCGGCACTGACCGGAGTCAATGCCGCCGTCGTAGGGCTGTTGGGGGCCGCGCTCTACGACCCCGTCTTCGTCGAGGGGATCACCTCGCCTGCGACCCTGGCGCTGGCCGTCGCCGCCTTCATCGCCGGGACCATGTGGAAGGTCCCGGCGTGGGCGACGGTCATCGTCGCCGGGCTGCTCGGCTGGCTGCTGCTGTGA
- a CDS encoding short-chain fatty acid transporter: MSAPKPSTQVNAAASKGIMRPVNRFLEQWIPSALTFAIVLTLIVAVLAFIFTDAGPTDVVTGWGEGLAGLLEFMTQMCLILLLGHILANTGPVRKLLAWLARVPGNATFAYVFVFLVAALASLITWGLGLVVGALLAREIAVQSRERGIKVHFPLLVAAGYSGFVVWHMGYSGSGPLTAATPDSFLSESLGGQTVPVSETIFAGWNLLAILGVIIVCGLLFALIAPKAGAPVYELPASVSSEKQSQVDDEVVTPADRIDASRVLTLVVGLALVAYLVIHFAQGGGLTLDIVNWSFLALILLLVRNPFELIHLTKEAASNVGEILLQFPLYAGILGIMSSTGLIAVFSDAFVSISNTTTFGVLALLSAGLVNFFVPSGGGQFAVQGPIMLDAANQLGVDPSIAIMAVSYGDQWTNMLQPFWALPVLAIAGLKMRDILGYTVITFLGSGVVMAAALLFVSL; the protein is encoded by the coding sequence ATGTCGGCACCGAAGCCGTCAACCCAGGTCAACGCCGCAGCCTCAAAAGGGATCATGCGGCCGGTCAACCGATTCCTCGAACAGTGGATCCCCTCGGCCCTGACCTTCGCCATCGTCCTCACCCTCATCGTCGCGGTCCTCGCATTCATCTTCACCGATGCTGGCCCGACTGACGTCGTCACCGGCTGGGGTGAGGGACTGGCCGGTCTGCTCGAGTTCATGACGCAGATGTGTCTGATCCTCCTGCTCGGACACATCCTCGCCAACACCGGACCCGTGCGGAAGCTGCTCGCCTGGCTCGCCCGCGTTCCTGGCAACGCCACCTTCGCCTACGTCTTCGTCTTCCTCGTCGCCGCCCTCGCCAGCCTCATCACGTGGGGGCTCGGCCTCGTCGTCGGCGCACTGCTGGCCCGGGAGATCGCCGTGCAGTCACGTGAGCGCGGTATCAAGGTGCACTTCCCGCTGCTCGTCGCCGCCGGATACTCCGGATTCGTCGTCTGGCATATGGGCTATTCGGGGTCGGGCCCGCTGACCGCGGCCACCCCGGACTCCTTCCTCTCCGAATCCCTCGGCGGTCAGACGGTGCCGGTGTCGGAGACGATCTTCGCCGGCTGGAACCTGCTGGCCATCCTCGGCGTCATCATCGTCTGCGGTCTCCTCTTCGCCCTCATCGCTCCCAAGGCCGGTGCTCCCGTCTACGAACTCCCCGCCTCGGTGAGTTCGGAGAAGCAGTCGCAGGTCGACGACGAGGTCGTCACCCCGGCCGACCGGATCGATGCCTCACGGGTGCTCACCCTGGTCGTCGGTCTCGCGCTCGTCGCCTACCTCGTCATCCACTTCGCCCAGGGCGGGGGACTGACCCTCGACATCGTCAACTGGTCGTTCCTCGCGCTCATCCTCCTGCTCGTGCGCAACCCGTTCGAGCTCATCCATCTGACGAAGGAGGCGGCGTCGAACGTCGGCGAGATCCTCCTGCAGTTCCCGCTCTACGCCGGAATCCTGGGCATCATGTCCTCGACCGGACTCATCGCCGTGTTCTCCGATGCCTTCGTCTCGATCTCGAACACGACGACCTTCGGCGTCCTCGCCCTGCTCTCGGCCGGACTCGTGAACTTCTTCGTCCCCTCCGGCGGCGGCCAGTTCGCGGTCCAGGGACCGATCATGCTCGATGCGGCCAACCAGCTCGGCGTCGACCCGTCGATTGCGATCATGGCCGTGTCCTACGGCGACCAGTGGACGAACATGCTCCAGCCCTTCTGGGCGCTGCCGGTGCTGGCGATCGCCGGGCTGAAGATGCGCGACATCCTCGGCTATACCGTCATCACGTTCCTCGGCTCCGGGGTGGTGATGGCTGCCGCGCTGCTCTTCGTCTCACTTTGA
- a CDS encoding nuclear transport factor 2 family protein yields the protein MPSVTELVKRYYSTVDAGDAGATSALFAADASYDRPGYPTMVGQQITDFYHGERVIESGAHSLQEIIVDGDRASSRGVFSGRLKDGSETSVGFADFFLFDTEGLIAERTTYFYQAAV from the coding sequence ATGCCCAGTGTGACTGAACTCGTGAAGCGCTACTACTCCACCGTCGACGCCGGAGATGCGGGCGCCACCTCGGCGCTGTTCGCAGCCGACGCCAGCTATGATCGGCCCGGCTATCCGACGATGGTCGGCCAGCAGATCACCGACTTCTACCACGGCGAACGCGTCATCGAATCCGGGGCGCATTCGCTGCAGGAGATCATCGTCGACGGCGACCGCGCTTCCAGTCGCGGAGTCTTCAGCGGCCGGCTCAAGGACGGTTCGGAGACCTCGGTGGGATTCGCGGACTTCTTCCTCTTCGACACCGAGGGTCTCATCGCCGAACGCACCACGTACTTCTACCAAGCAGCGGTCTGA
- a CDS encoding NAD-dependent succinate-semialdehyde dehydrogenase, whose translation MTTMYRVTDPATGQVAEEFPTATDAEILAALDRSATIFDEWSRTTVAERAALLTRVSEIYAERAEELAEVIRLEMGKSVPEGKGEVQLSSMIYKYFADNAEAFMADEPLRGPKDATAMIRRKPVGSLLGIMPWNFPYYQVARFAAPNLALGNTILLKHAPQCPRSAQIMEEIFIEAGLPAGAYINIYASNEQVADIILPDPRNHGVSLTGSERAGAAVAAEAGKNLKKVVLELGGSDPYILLDTDDVQKSAKTFFNTRMGNTGQACNSPKRMIVMDDIYDDFVSSITEAAKKNTPAVPGEEGSRLSPLSSVAAADRFVEQVQDTVSEGATLLAGGKKYDGGGAYVEPVVLTDVQKGMRGYYEELFGPAVIVYKVSSEEEAVELANDTPFGLGAAVFSTDIARAERVGDQIDSGMVFLNAPEGSREYLPFGGVKRSGVGRELGPLAMDEFVNKQLVYKQS comes from the coding sequence ATGACCACCATGTATCGCGTCACCGACCCGGCGACCGGCCAAGTCGCCGAAGAATTCCCCACCGCCACCGATGCCGAGATCCTCGCCGCCCTCGATCGTTCGGCGACGATATTCGACGAGTGGAGCCGGACCACGGTGGCCGAGCGCGCTGCGCTGCTGACCCGCGTGTCCGAGATCTACGCCGAACGCGCCGAAGAGCTCGCCGAGGTCATCCGGCTCGAAATGGGCAAGTCCGTGCCCGAAGGCAAGGGCGAAGTCCAGCTGAGCTCGATGATCTACAAGTACTTCGCCGACAACGCCGAGGCCTTCATGGCCGACGAACCCCTGCGCGGACCCAAGGACGCCACCGCCATGATCCGCCGCAAGCCGGTCGGCTCGCTGCTGGGCATCATGCCCTGGAACTTCCCCTACTACCAGGTCGCCCGCTTCGCCGCCCCGAACCTGGCCCTGGGCAACACGATCCTGCTCAAGCACGCTCCGCAGTGCCCCCGCTCGGCGCAGATCATGGAAGAGATCTTCATCGAGGCAGGCCTGCCCGCGGGCGCCTACATCAACATCTACGCCAGCAACGAGCAGGTCGCCGACATCATCCTGCCCGACCCGCGCAACCACGGCGTGTCCCTGACCGGATCCGAGCGCGCCGGTGCCGCCGTCGCAGCCGAGGCCGGCAAGAACCTCAAGAAGGTCGTGCTCGAGCTCGGCGGATCCGACCCCTATATCCTCCTCGACACCGACGATGTCCAGAAGTCCGCGAAGACCTTCTTCAACACCCGCATGGGCAACACCGGCCAGGCCTGCAACTCGCCCAAGCGGATGATCGTCATGGACGACATCTACGACGACTTCGTCTCCTCCATCACCGAGGCGGCCAAGAAGAACACCCCCGCCGTGCCCGGCGAGGAAGGCTCCCGCCTGTCCCCGCTGTCGTCGGTGGCCGCCGCCGATCGCTTCGTCGAACAGGTCCAGGACACCGTCAGCGAGGGCGCGACCCTGCTGGCCGGGGGTAAGAAGTACGACGGCGGCGGAGCCTACGTCGAACCCGTCGTCCTCACCGATGTGCAGAAGGGCATGCGCGGATACTACGAAGAGCTCTTCGGGCCCGCCGTCATCGTCTACAAGGTCAGCAGCGAAGAAGAAGCCGTTGAGCTCGCCAACGACACCCCCTTCGGTTTGGGCGCCGCCGTGTTCTCCACCGATATCGCCCGGGCCGAACGCGTCGGAGACCAGATCGATTCCGGAATGGTCTTCCTCAACGCTCCCGAAGGAAGCCGCGAATACCTGCCCTTCGGCGGAGTCAAGCGCTCCGGCGTCGGCCGGGAACTCGGGCCGCTGGCGATGGACGAATTCGTCAACAAGCAGCTCGTGTACAAACAGAGCTGA
- the aztD gene encoding zinc metallochaperone AztD, whose translation MKRHHTMLGSAVVASALLLTGCQAGDAATDYDAVGKDEKTAGAADSKDDKGHAQELAGAQPRIVTTYDGGILTLDATTLEVIDDTKIEGFNRLNPVGDGRHLMVSVAEGFRLFDAGVWTQPHGDHTHSYAADPQLTDTVFDTELPGHVVNHGEATVLFGDGDGKIQTFDTEDFSDGAPKPQVTEVDEPHHGVAVKLADGSMLHTVGTEDERSGAKVVDSSGKEIASSDECPGVHGEAAAKDEVIALGCEDGILLYKDGKFEKIDAPDSFGRIGNQSGSDESQYILGDYKVDEDAELERPERVSVTDTKSGRLSLVDLGASYSFRSLGRGPDGEGVVLTTDGKLKIIDPATASVTEEYPVIDEWEEPVEWQKARPTLFVQGEVAYVSDPEEKTIHILDLESGEVMAEETLPHAPNELTGVTG comes from the coding sequence ATGAAACGACACCACACGATGCTCGGATCGGCGGTGGTCGCCTCGGCGCTGCTGCTCACCGGTTGCCAGGCAGGCGACGCCGCCACCGACTACGACGCGGTCGGCAAGGACGAGAAGACCGCGGGCGCCGCAGACAGCAAGGACGACAAAGGGCACGCCCAGGAGCTCGCCGGCGCCCAGCCGCGGATCGTGACTACCTACGACGGAGGGATCCTCACCCTCGACGCGACGACGCTCGAGGTCATCGACGACACGAAGATTGAGGGCTTCAACCGCCTCAACCCCGTCGGCGACGGTCGCCACCTCATGGTCTCCGTCGCCGAAGGCTTCCGCCTCTTCGACGCCGGAGTCTGGACCCAGCCGCACGGCGACCACACCCACAGCTACGCCGCCGACCCGCAGCTCACCGACACCGTCTTCGACACCGAACTGCCCGGACACGTCGTCAACCACGGCGAGGCCACCGTGCTCTTCGGCGACGGCGACGGCAAGATCCAGACCTTCGACACCGAGGACTTCTCCGACGGCGCCCCGAAGCCCCAGGTAACCGAGGTCGACGAACCCCACCACGGTGTCGCCGTGAAACTCGCCGATGGTTCGATGCTGCACACGGTCGGCACCGAGGACGAACGCTCGGGCGCGAAGGTCGTCGACAGCTCCGGCAAAGAGATCGCAAGCAGCGACGAGTGCCCCGGAGTCCACGGCGAAGCCGCTGCGAAGGACGAGGTCATCGCGCTCGGCTGCGAGGACGGAATCCTTCTGTACAAGGACGGGAAGTTCGAGAAGATCGACGCTCCCGACTCCTTCGGTCGCATCGGCAACCAGTCCGGCAGCGACGAATCGCAGTACATCCTCGGCGACTACAAGGTCGACGAAGACGCCGAACTCGAACGCCCCGAACGGGTGAGCGTCACCGACACGAAGTCGGGCAGGCTCTCGCTCGTCGACCTCGGCGCCTCCTACAGCTTCCGGTCCCTGGGCCGCGGACCCGACGGGGAAGGCGTCGTCCTGACCACGGACGGGAAGCTGAAGATCATCGACCCCGCCACCGCTTCGGTGACAGAGGAATACCCGGTCATCGACGAATGGGAAGAACCCGTCGAATGGCAGAAGGCTCGCCCGACGCTCTTCGTCCAGGGCGAAGTCGCCTACGTCAGCGATCCGGAAGAGAAGACGATCCACATCCTCGACCTCGAATCCGGTGAGGTGATGGCCGAGGAAACGCTGCCGCACGCACCGAACGAACTCACCGGCGTCACCGGGTGA
- a CDS encoding long-chain-fatty-acid--CoA ligase translates to MLTGIPSTLGDSYQLNTTTLIRHAATVFGDVEVVYRRSDGSWGRSNYADEFKRMAQLAQGLADLGVGAGSMVGVLDWNSRRHLELYFAVPGVAATMLQLNLRLAPEDLAYVVSHSKSDWIFVDESLLQVAESLAPKLDVKGWVVMTDKPIAEIETSLTNVVSYEDLIADKSETFDWPVVDEKTAAYAGYTTGTTGRPKGVYYSHRSIYLHTMGGLAALHANFDDCVMPITPMFHVLSWGFPQNAVAAGAKLVLPGKFAAEEFGAIAQAFVEEKVTLANGAPAIFGPMLQMMKKMPQAPDLSGVRLVSGSSEPPLSMMRGFKELTGADVIHGYGATETTPLATTNWKIRPGLDLDAEEKWDLKRSQGVPIVGVELKTVDPEGNELPRDGKSMGELVMRGPWITESYFQLPDNADRFLDGWWRSGDVGTIDEHGYLKITDRLKDVIKSGGEWISSIDMENAILDNADVSEAAVIGVPDEKWDERPVAYVVANPGAEVTRESIVETLSSRFAKWQMPDEVKVVDEMPRTSVGKLDKKRLRKDWEES, encoded by the coding sequence ATGCTGACAGGAATTCCGTCCACCCTGGGCGACAGCTACCAGCTCAACACCACCACCCTCATCCGGCACGCTGCCACCGTCTTCGGCGATGTCGAAGTCGTCTACCGCCGTTCGGACGGTTCCTGGGGTCGGTCGAACTACGCCGACGAGTTCAAGCGGATGGCTCAGCTCGCGCAGGGTCTCGCCGACCTCGGCGTCGGCGCCGGCTCCATGGTCGGAGTCCTCGACTGGAACTCCCGCCGCCACCTTGAGCTCTACTTCGCCGTCCCCGGTGTGGCTGCGACCATGCTCCAGCTCAACCTGCGCCTGGCTCCCGAAGACCTCGCCTATGTCGTCAGCCACTCGAAGTCGGACTGGATCTTCGTCGACGAATCCCTGCTGCAGGTCGCCGAATCGCTGGCGCCGAAGCTCGACGTCAAGGGTTGGGTCGTCATGACCGACAAGCCGATCGCGGAGATCGAGACGAGCCTGACCAACGTCGTGTCCTACGAAGACCTCATTGCCGACAAGTCCGAGACCTTCGACTGGCCCGTCGTCGACGAGAAGACCGCCGCCTACGCCGGATACACCACCGGCACCACCGGTCGGCCCAAGGGCGTGTACTACTCTCACCGCTCGATCTACCTGCACACCATGGGCGGTCTTGCCGCACTGCACGCGAACTTCGACGACTGCGTCATGCCGATCACTCCGATGTTCCATGTGCTGTCGTGGGGCTTCCCGCAGAACGCTGTGGCCGCCGGTGCCAAACTCGTCCTGCCGGGCAAGTTCGCCGCCGAGGAGTTCGGCGCCATCGCCCAGGCCTTCGTCGAGGAGAAGGTCACACTGGCCAATGGCGCCCCTGCCATCTTCGGGCCGATGCTGCAGATGATGAAGAAGATGCCGCAGGCTCCGGATCTCTCCGGCGTCCGGTTGGTGTCCGGATCCTCGGAACCGCCGCTGTCGATGATGCGCGGGTTCAAGGAGCTCACCGGCGCCGACGTCATCCACGGCTACGGTGCCACCGAGACCACCCCGCTGGCGACGACGAACTGGAAGATCCGTCCCGGTCTCGACCTCGACGCGGAAGAGAAGTGGGATCTCAAGCGCTCGCAGGGTGTGCCCATCGTCGGGGTCGAGCTGAAGACCGTCGATCCGGAGGGCAACGAGCTTCCGCGCGACGGAAAGTCCATGGGCGAGCTGGTCATGCGCGGCCCGTGGATCACCGAATCCTACTTCCAGCTGCCCGACAACGCAGACCGGTTCCTCGACGGCTGGTGGCGGTCGGGCGACGTCGGCACCATCGACGAACACGGCTACCTCAAGATCACCGACCGGCTCAAGGACGTCATCAAGTCCGGAGGCGAGTGGATCTCGTCGATCGACATGGAGAACGCGATCCTCGACAACGCCGACGTCAGCGAGGCCGCCGTCATCGGCGTCCCCGACGAGAAATGGGATGAGCGGCCCGTCGCCTACGTCGTCGCCAACCCCGGCGCCGAGGTGACCCGTGAGTCGATCGTCGAGACCCTGAGTTCTCGTTTCGCTAAGTGGCAGATGCCCGATGAGGTCAAGGTCGTCGACGAGATGCCGCGCACCTCGGTGGGCAAGCTCGACAAGAAGCGACTGCGCAAGGACTGGGAAGAGTCCTGA
- a CDS encoding 3-hydroxyacyl-CoA dehydrogenase NAD-binding domain-containing protein translates to MSSTVAVVGAGTIGRSFAYLFARSGYTVRVFDPRSDLAEVVAELQADVTADASARNELASQVGTVEIAETVEAAVAGVVFVQESGPEDPESKPVLFSQIAEAAPTETVFATSSSTIPASSIAAALPESEASRVIVGHPFNPPHLMPLVEVVPSPQTSTETVDATVEFYRSCGREPVVLGREIRGFVGNRLQNALMKEAISLVQNGVVTAADLDTVMKNSLGLRWSAVGQFEGMHFGGGEAGIRGFMDHIGPAFAAIEDLPVDVDPAGMEDVFEQVEEAYGPTPTPQAAAVRDRIQKAVLDARGQGR, encoded by the coding sequence ATGAGCTCAACAGTCGCCGTCGTCGGCGCCGGAACCATCGGCCGGTCGTTCGCCTATCTCTTCGCCCGCAGCGGGTACACCGTGCGGGTCTTCGACCCGCGTTCCGACCTCGCCGAGGTGGTCGCCGAGCTCCAGGCCGACGTCACCGCCGACGCTTCCGCCCGGAATGAGCTGGCCTCGCAGGTCGGCACCGTCGAAATCGCCGAGACCGTCGAGGCCGCCGTCGCCGGTGTCGTCTTCGTCCAGGAATCCGGTCCCGAGGATCCCGAATCGAAGCCGGTGCTGTTCTCCCAGATCGCCGAGGCGGCTCCAACCGAGACCGTGTTCGCAACCTCATCGTCGACGATCCCGGCCTCATCGATCGCGGCCGCGCTGCCGGAGTCCGAGGCCTCCCGCGTCATCGTCGGCCATCCATTCAATCCACCGCATCTCATGCCGCTCGTCGAAGTCGTGCCATCACCGCAGACCTCTACCGAGACCGTGGACGCCACGGTCGAGTTCTACCGCAGCTGCGGCCGCGAACCGGTGGTGCTGGGACGTGAGATCCGCGGGTTCGTCGGAAATCGGCTGCAGAATGCGCTGATGAAAGAAGCGATCTCGCTCGTGCAGAACGGAGTCGTCACCGCCGCAGACCTCGACACCGTGATGAAGAATTCGCTGGGTCTGCGATGGTCGGCCGTCGGTCAGTTCGAAGGCATGCACTTCGGCGGGGGAGAGGCCGGGATCCGCGGGTTCATGGACCATATCGGCCCGGCCTTCGCCGCCATCGAGGATCTGCCCGTCGACGTCGACCCCGCAGGCATGGAAGACGTCTTCGAGCAGGTCGAAGAAGCCTATGGCCCGACGCCGACTCCACAGGCCGCGGCCGTCCGCGATCGGATCCAGAAGGCGGTGCTCGACGCCCGCGGTCAGGGCCGCTGA